A DNA window from Nerophis lumbriciformis linkage group LG03, RoL_Nlum_v2.1, whole genome shotgun sequence contains the following coding sequences:
- the LOC133580996 gene encoding interleukin-5 receptor subunit alpha-like isoform X1, whose protein sequence is MKLLHPVFCYGLLVLWAYQSGATNPEVCQEDKSFGDLQLLSSSGPQYELLDIDKKKNFNCSLHPTNVLNCSWSFLTVQPGTRIQVYISVCNDTSTVRPCELVSDEPFGGTSMALGEYVMLEVVLHFNVSQGHTWAVYSYMYDIDMMEVLLPPGNISASVDDHGLVVSWELPYSRATPDPSCFEYELDVGDKESPKVLSGQLSYAIPNVDPSAAYAVRVRARKDEYCSGMAQWSRWSNTVTIEQSFDTVNVTVIVLIALGIPMILLALLMVFRHQRLAEVLYPPIPRPPLKYKHFLEDNNIINVRFYHPALSVKCEEEITVVEETEQKTF, encoded by the exons GGGCCACCAATCCGGAGGTCTGCCAGGAGGACAAATCATTCGGTGAT CTCCAACTGCTGAGCTCCTCGGGGCCACAGTATGAGCTGCTGGATATTGACAAGAAAAAGAACTTCAACTGCTCCCTTCACCCGACTAATGTACTCAACTGCTCCTGGTCCTTCCTCACCGTGCAGCCGGGTACTCGGATACAAGTTTACATCAG TGTTTGTAATGACACCAGCACAGTTCGTCCCTGCGAGCTCGTGTCCGACGAGCCTTTCGGAGGGACGTCGATGGCTCTGGGGGAGTATGTGATGCTGGAGGTGGTCTTGCATTTCAACGTGTCCCAAGGACACACCTGGGCGGTCTACAGCTACATGTACGACATTGACATGATGG AGGTCTTGCTGCCGCCCGGAAACATCTCTGCTTCAGTCGACGATCACGGCCTGGTGGTGAGCTGGGAGTTGCCCTACAGTCGCGCTACGCCCGACCCCTCCTGTTTTGAATACGAGCTGGATGTGGGCGACAAG GAGAGTCCAAAAGTCCTGAGCGGCCAGCTGTCCTACGCTATCCCGAATGTGGATCCTTCTGCCGCTTATGCGGTGAGAGTCAGGGCCAGGAAAGACGAGTATTGTTCAGGAATGGCGCAATGGAGCCGCTGGAGTAACACAGTCA CGATAGAGCAGTCATTCGACACGGTCAACGTTACGGTGATTGTGCTCATCGCACTTGGGATACCCATGATCCTCCTGGCTTTGCTGATGGTTTTCCGTCATCAGAG GCTGGCGGAGGTTCTGTACCCCCCGATTCCTCGCCCTCCATTGAAGTACAAACATTTCCTGGAAGACAACAACATAATCAACGTAAGG TTCTATCATCCGGCTCTGTCGGTGAAGTGCGAGGAGGAGATCACAGTCGTGGAGGAAACCGAGCAGAAGACATTTTAA
- the LOC133580996 gene encoding granulocyte-macrophage colony-stimulating factor receptor subunit alpha-like isoform X2, whose protein sequence is MKLLHPVFCYGLLVLWAYQSGATNPEVCQEDKSFGDLQLLSSSGPQYELLDIDKKKNFNCSLHPTNVLNCSWSFLTVQPGTRIQVYISVCNDTSTVRPCELVSDEPFGGTSMALGEYVMLEVVLHFNVSQGHTWAVYSYMYDIDMMEVLLPPGNISASVDDHGLVVSWELPYSRATPDPSCFEYELDVGDKESPKVLSGQLSYAIPNVDPSAAYAVRVRARKDEYCSGMAQWSRWSNTVTIEQSFDTVNVTVIVLIALGIPMILLALLMVFRHQRLAEVLYPPIPRPPLKYKHFLEDNNIINFYHPALSVKCEEEITVVEETEQKTF, encoded by the exons GGGCCACCAATCCGGAGGTCTGCCAGGAGGACAAATCATTCGGTGAT CTCCAACTGCTGAGCTCCTCGGGGCCACAGTATGAGCTGCTGGATATTGACAAGAAAAAGAACTTCAACTGCTCCCTTCACCCGACTAATGTACTCAACTGCTCCTGGTCCTTCCTCACCGTGCAGCCGGGTACTCGGATACAAGTTTACATCAG TGTTTGTAATGACACCAGCACAGTTCGTCCCTGCGAGCTCGTGTCCGACGAGCCTTTCGGAGGGACGTCGATGGCTCTGGGGGAGTATGTGATGCTGGAGGTGGTCTTGCATTTCAACGTGTCCCAAGGACACACCTGGGCGGTCTACAGCTACATGTACGACATTGACATGATGG AGGTCTTGCTGCCGCCCGGAAACATCTCTGCTTCAGTCGACGATCACGGCCTGGTGGTGAGCTGGGAGTTGCCCTACAGTCGCGCTACGCCCGACCCCTCCTGTTTTGAATACGAGCTGGATGTGGGCGACAAG GAGAGTCCAAAAGTCCTGAGCGGCCAGCTGTCCTACGCTATCCCGAATGTGGATCCTTCTGCCGCTTATGCGGTGAGAGTCAGGGCCAGGAAAGACGAGTATTGTTCAGGAATGGCGCAATGGAGCCGCTGGAGTAACACAGTCA CGATAGAGCAGTCATTCGACACGGTCAACGTTACGGTGATTGTGCTCATCGCACTTGGGATACCCATGATCCTCCTGGCTTTGCTGATGGTTTTCCGTCATCAGAG GCTGGCGGAGGTTCTGTACCCCCCGATTCCTCGCCCTCCATTGAAGTACAAACATTTCCTGGAAGACAACAACATAATCAAC TTCTATCATCCGGCTCTGTCGGTGAAGTGCGAGGAGGAGATCACAGTCGTGGAGGAAACCGAGCAGAAGACATTTTAA